The nucleotide sequence CGAGGAATGCGACGCGAGAGAGTGGGAGTGGGAGCTTGAGGGCAAGGCTGGGAAAGTTGTCGCTACCGTCTGGAATGGCGCGGGCGGCGCGGAATACTGTCACCTCGGCATTACCCCATCACCCGCTCATGCCCTGGCCTGCGCGATGGTGGCGGCGCTGAGCGGGGAGGAGGAAGGATGAGCGACATTGACGTAACGATTGCCACACACATCATGGGGTGGGGCAGTGTCCACACGAACAAGTACGGCGAACTCTACGCCGAGACGCCTGAAAGCGCCCCGGGCCGGACCCGTTGCCCCCTGTTCACCGAGTCCCTGGACGCCTGCCACCAAGTAGAGAAGCGCCTGATTGAGCTGGGGCTGGACGGGGCCTACCTGACCGCCCTGTACAACGAAGTCGGGAATGGCGGCATTTTCCTGATGCGCCTCATCGCCGCCACCCCAGAGCAACGGTGCCGGGCCATGCTCAAGGCACTAGACGCCCGACCCTAACCCCGCCCCCGCCACAGCCCCCGCGTCAGAAGCTGACAGTCGGTGATAAATTGACCGCAAGAGTCGCCCCGCTTGCCCTCCGGCAGCGTACCTGGGCGGCTCGTTTTTGTTGGGGGGCTGTCAAGTTTGAGAGCGTGCAGCACGGCGTTTTCTTTATCCGCCCCCCGGCTTTAGCCTAGCTTCTTTATGGGGGGCGGAAAAAGGTTTTTGGCGTCTGGGGCGGCGGGAGAGAGGTGTGGCGTACAAGTTGCAGCCACTTGATTGGTCATGCTGCCCGACGGCATGAACAGCCCCGCCTCGAAGCCGGTCAGGTGCGCGAGTTCGTGTTGCAGCGCGTTGACGTTGGGGTCCTCGCCGTACACGTCGTCGCCCACCTCGGCGGTCGCCATCGCCTCGCGCATGGCGGGGGTGGGCCGGGTCACGGTGTCGGAGCGCAGGTCGGCGATCAGCGGCGAGGGAGTCATGGCGCACACGATAGCGGGCGGCCCCCGACGGGCGGCAGAGCCAGAAACCAGCAAATTCGATTAGCACACTTCTCTCGCCGTTGCCAACAACCGTGACCTCTCTAACGGTCCAGTTAAGGTCAGGCTGGGATAAGGTTTATTTTGTCCTCAAACAAACCTCTGCTCGACAGGCCAGACTGCTTCACGTCGGGAACGAAAAACCCGGTCCCAACAGTCCTTCCCGCCTCACAGCGGGGCACCCCATTTCCCGGAGGAAATACCATGACGCAAGCCAGCCTGATCCGTCTGTCCGAACTCAACAACGACGCCCAGTACAACCTCAACGACAGCTCCGTGTACAACCCCGTCGGCGCCACCGCCTACGGCGTGAACGGCGACAAGATCGGCACCGTGCGTGACGCCCTGGTCGAACCCGAAACCGGCCGCATCCGCTACTTCCTCGTGGACGTCGGCGGCTGGTTCAGCAGCAAGGAAGTCCTCGTGCCCGTGGGCTACGGCCGCGTGGACGACAGCGGCGTGTACTTCGACAGCCTGACCAAGGACCAGGTCGGCGGCATGAGCGAGTACCGCGCCGACCAGGCCTACAGCGCCGAAATGATGGACACCGACGAGCGCGTGCTGCGCGGCAACCAGAGCGAAGCCGAGTACCACCAGCGCGCCTACCAGACCCCTGACCGCCTCCAGCTGCTCGAAGAGCGTCTGGTCGTGAACAAGGACCGCTTCAAGGCGGGCAGCGTCCAGATCGGCAAGCGCATCGAAACCCGCCAGGAAACCGTCTCGGTGCCCCTGCAGCGTGAAGAAGTCGTCATCGAGCGTCACGCCGTCACCGATGGCCGCGCCGTCGAAGGCGCCGTGCTGGGCGAAGGCCACCAGACCATGAGCGTGGACCTCGAAGCCGAGCGTGCCAACATCAGCAAGCAGGCCTACGTGACCGAAGAAGTCAGCGTCGGCAAGCGTGCCGTCACCGAAACCCAGCAGGTCACCGAGACCGTGGGCCGCGAAGTGCTCGACGTCAACCAGACCGGCGACGTGCGCACCACCGAAGGCACCGCCCTGACCGACGACACCACCAAGCGCAACATCTGATTCAGGCCTGAGCCTGGGCGGGGGGAACCCCGCCTTTTTTTCTATTCACCGACAGGAGAATGCGACATGACCGGAAGAGACAACGACGAAATGCGCGTGCTGCACGGCAACACTGAAACGGCTGAAACTCGGCAGGCTGAAACCTCACTGGGCGCCCTGAACGCGGAAGGCACCCGCCTGGGTACGGAGAGCGAAGTGGGCCGCCTGCAACTGCTGGAGGAGCGGGCGCAGGTTCAGGTGCTGCGCGAGGGCATCGGTCAGGTGCAGGTGCGCAAGGTGCTGCGCGAACGGCAGGAGATGGTTCCGGTCACCCTGAGCACCGAAGTGCTGGAAATCGTGGTGACGCCAGTTGCACAGGGCGCGGCGGCTCACGCGGCCGCAGGCTCGGTCACCGAAGGCGGCGCCATGGGCCAGGGCGTCAGCCAGATTCTGATCGACGGCAAGCCGCTGCAAGTCGGCCAGTCGTACGAGATTCCCCTGACCGAGGAGCGGGTGCAGGTCGTCAAGCAGGTCTACCCGATCAGCGAAGTGCTCATCCGCAAGCAGGCGCAGAGCACCACCCACCAGGAAACCGTCATGCTGCGGCACGAAGAACTCGAAGTGCTCGACGAGCAGGGCCTGGCGCGGTTCGTGGATGACCTGCCCGGCACCGACGACACCCGGCGCTGAGCAGGTCAGGTGGGTGGAAAGCTCTCCCGGTGGGGGCTTTCCACCCGCTTTTTTGTGCCTTGTTCCGGCTCGCGGGTCGCCGCGTTCCTGTGCCGGAGACGCCCGACCCGACGTGTGCTGGGCCGGGTTGGATAACATGCGGCCATGACACAACCCGGCATCGAGTTGCAGGAACTGATCGCTGCGATGGAGCAGCGCCGCGCCAGGGTCGAAGCGGGCGGCGGCGCCGAGCGCCAGCAAAAGCAGCGTGAGGGCGGCAAGCTCACCGCACGTGAGCGCATCGAGCGCCTGCTCGACCCCGGCAGCTTTCTGGAGTCGTCCACCTTCGTCGAGCACGGGCGCAACCGCTTGATGGACGGCATCGAGGCCCCCGGCGAAGGCGTGGTGACCGGCTCAGGCACCATCGGCGGGCGGCAGGTCTTCGTGTTCAGTCAGGACTTCACGGTGCTCGGCGGAAGCCTGGGCAAGATGAACGCCAGCAAGGTCACCAAAATCATGGACCTCGCCGCCAAGACGGGCTGCCCGGTCATCGGCCTGAACGATTCGGCGGGGGCGCGGATTCAGGAAGGGGTGGATTCCTTAAGCGGGTACGGCGAAATCTTTTACCGCAACGCCATCTACTCCGGCAGCGTGCCGCAAATCAGCGCCATCCTCGGCCCCTGTGCGGGCGGCGCGGTCTACAGCCCGGCCCTGACCGATTTCATCCTGATGAGCCGGGGCAGCAGCTACATGTTCATCACCGGCCCCGAGGTCATCAAGTCCGTGACCCGCGAGGAAGTCACCTTCGACACCCTCGGCGGCGCGGACGTGCATACGCGCAAGTCGGGTGTGGCGCATCTCGCCTATGAGGGCGACGAGGCGGTCATCGACGGCATCAAGGACCTGCTCGGCTACCTGCCGCAAAACGCCCGCGAAAAGGCTCCGGTCAAGCCGACCAACGACCCGGTCAGCCGCCGCAACGAGAAACTGCTCGACATCGTGACGCCTGACCAGCGCCGGCCCTACGCCATGCAGGACGTGGTGCGGGAACTGGTGGACGACGGCACGTTTCTGGAAATCCAGCCGGACTGGGCCAAGAACATCATCGTGGGGTTTGCCTGTCTGAATGGTCAAAGCGTGGGCATCGTCGCCAACAACCCCAAGGCGCTGTCGGGGTCGCTCAACATCGACGCTTCCGACAAGGCCGCCCGCTTTATTCGCACCTGCGACTGCTACAACGTGCCGATTCTGACGCTGGTGGACGTGTCGGGCTTCCTGCCCGGTGTGCAGCAGGAGTACGGCGGCATCATCCGGCACGGCGCCAAGATGCTGTATGCCTACGCCGAGGCCACCGTTCCCAAGGTCACCCTGATTACCCGCAAGAGCTACGGCGGCGCGTACCTCGCCATGAACAGCCGCGACATGGGGGCCGACGTGGTCTACGCCTGGCCGACCGCCACCGTCGCCGTGATGGGTGCGGAGGGTGCGGCCAACATCGTCTACCGCAAGGACATCAAGGACTCGGAAAACCCGGCGGCCACCCGCGCCGAGAAGATTGCCGAGTACAAGGAAGCCTTCGACAACCCCTACGTCGCGGCGGCCAAGGGGTATATCGACGACGTGATTCCGATGGAGGAGACCCGCGAGCGCCTCATCAAGACCTTCGAGATGCTGCGCGACAAGGAAGAAACGCGGCCCTTCAAGAAGCACGGGAACATTCCGCTCTGAGGCTTCCGCCTTCTTCCTGAGTTCCAGCCTTCGGGCGTGGGCAGGGGAGAAGGTGTCTGGTAAACTTGAACCGAGTCAAAACATTTCAGCCACCCCTGTGGCCTTCAAGGAGACGACATGGATTTCACCCTGACCGACGAACAGCGCCAACTGCAACAGCTCGCCCGCGACTTTACCCGCAAGGAAATCATTCCGATTGCCGCCGAGTACGACCAGAAGGAAGAACTGCCCTGGCAGGTCGTGGAAAAGGCCTTCGAAGTGGGCCTGCTCAACGCCTCCATTCCCGAGCACGCGGGCGGCCTGGGTCTGGGCATGCTCGACGAAACCCTGATTGCCGAGGAGATCGGTTACGGCTGCATGGGCGTCTACACCATCCTGATGGCGTCCGAACTCGGCATCACCCCGATTCTGGTCGGCGGCACCGAGGAACAGCAAAAGCGTTTCCTGGGGCCGCTGACCGAGAAAGCGGGCCTGGCCGCCTTCGCGCTGTCCGAACCCAACAACGGCTCCGACGCCGCCGGGATGCACACCACCGCTTACCTCGACGGTGACGAGTGGGTCATCAACGGCACCAAGATGTGGATTTCCAACGGCGGCGTGGCCGAAATCACCGTCGTGTTCGCCACCACCGACAAGCAGGGCGGGCACCGCGCCACCGTCGCGCTGGTCGTGCCGAAAGACGCCCCTGGCTTTACCTGGAACAAGATCAAGCACAAGATGGGCCAGCGGGCCAGCCTGACCAGCGAACTGGTCTTCGAGAATGTCCGCGTGCCCAAGGAAAACCAGCTCGGCGGCCTGGGCGACGGCTTCAAGATTGCCATGAAGACGCTCGACAAGACCCGCATTCCCGTCGCTTCCGGCTCGGTGGGGCTGGCCCGCCGCGCGATGGAAGAAAGTATCAAGTACGCCAAGGAGCGCGAAGCGTTCGGCACCCCTATCGCCCAGTTCCAGGCCATTCAGTTCAAGCTGGCCGAAATGGCGATGGGCATCGAGACCGGGCGCCTGATGGCCCAGAAAGCCGCGTGGCTGGTGGACCAGGGCCTGCCCCACGGCTTCGAGAGCGCCATCGCCAAGGCGTACTGCTCGGAAATGGCCTTCAACGCCGCCAACGAAGCGATTCAGGTACACGGCGGCTACGGCTACGTCGGCGAGTACCCGGTGGAAAAACTGCTGCGCGACGTGAAGCTCAACATGATCTACGAAGGCACCAACGAGATTCAGCGCGTGGTCATCAGCCGCAACCTGCTGAAGTGACGTTGGGGCTGAAGCAAGTCTGGGGCTGACCGTCTGAAGGTCGAACCGTTAAACCGTTTAAACCGTCTCACCGTGGCCCAGGCCAAATCGGTGAGACGGTTTCTTCGTATTGGAAGGGATGACGCGAAGGCATCCCCCAGCGGCGAGACCGTTCGACGGTTTGACGGTCAGACTTCCAGTTATCAATGGTTCGTGCAGTTTTAGGCGGCTTTGAGGCCGAAATTTAGCGGACTGGACGGCAGATGTTCTAATTCTTCAAAGCGGGCCGAGAGATCCAACTTGGACAAAATCACTTGGGCCAGCAGGGCGTTATACGCCCTGCGTTTCATGTCTTCGAGACTGAACACCAGATTCTGTCCGCCCTCTGCTGCTCGCAGGGCCTCAAGGCGACAGAGGTTCAGGGTCAGCAAGACCACGTTCCAATGCGCCTCAATGCCTGGCTGTGACCGCAATTGCACATCCTGGCTTCCCAGGAATTGCTTGGCATCCCGGAAGATCAGTTCGATCTCAAAGCGACTCCGGTACAGCGCAATGACCTCATGAGCGGGCATGGTCACAGCGGTGCTGAACAGCACCGCGTAGCCGATGGCCTGACCCTTTTTGCCGATCTGCTGAATGACGACTGCGCGTACTTCCCGCGCCCACTGCACACTCCAGACCACTTGCGTCCACACCCGTTCGTTTGACGTCTCAGAGACCAGGTTGAAATGCCGCAGGCCGCTGAAGTCCACCTTGCCATCGAACTTCTTCTTTCGTCCACGCCGTCTGGAATGCTCACCGGTATAGAGATACTTGAGGTTGGCGTTGTGAGGAAATCTGGAGATGAATGGGAGACCGTGCTCCGTCACGGTCTCCACAATCAGTTCCTTCGCGTAATTCCCGTCAGCAACGACAGCAGCCAGTTCGAGCTGTTGGATAGTCCGGAGATCAAGCAACACGTCATCCAGCTGGTCGGCGGCCTGTGCCAGACGGCTCGGGGCATCAGATCCGGTTCGGGTCTGACGAACATCAACCGTGAACGCCTGTCGGTGCTGGACATCAATCAGGGCACAGCAGGATTGCTCGATCCCACGTTCGGTTCGTGCAGCACAGCCATTCCAGAACGAGCCGAGGTGGGCAGTCTGCTGACCGGTTTTGCGGTGAAAAGAGGCGTCAATGGCCAGCACGCAGAGTGGGCTGATCAGCCCACTCTCGATGGCCGTGCTGACCGTCGCTCGGTGTAACGGGCCCCAGGGAATGGCCCCGGCGTCACTGCGGTGTAGCCAACGACGAATCCTACTCTCCGAGCAGGCGGCATATCGGGAGAGATTCAGGGCGTTCAGCCGTCCAGGAACAGCGAGAAAAACGCTGAGCAGCACGGTCAAGAACTTCCGCTGCGTCTTACGCAGCGGGACCGCGCTGAGAACGTGCTGTAGGATGGCCATCAGACCCATTGGAAGCGGTGTATTCACAGCCCCATTTTCGATGGGTCTTTCTTTGCGACCTCAAAACTGCACGAACCATTGAGTTATACGGATTCCGCTTAATTCCTGCACAGTCGGGAAAGCGCCGCCTGTGCATCCATATCGCAGAATCCGTATTTTTTCCTACTCGCATCCGCTCTGCTGCGCAGCTTTGCAAGTCGGATTGAATCTGGTAGTTTCAGATTCAATCGGAATCCGTATTACCTGAACTTCACTGTCGCCAGCATTTTGCTGAACAGGTCACTGGCGGCAGCGTAGCGCGGCGCGGTGTCGGTGAGCTGGAAGGAAAAGAGGTTTTTGGCATTGTCACCGAACCACACGCGCAGCCGGACATCGGTGTTGCCGCC is from Deinococcus wulumuqiensis R12 and encodes:
- a CDS encoding DUF2382 domain-containing protein, which encodes MTQASLIRLSELNNDAQYNLNDSSVYNPVGATAYGVNGDKIGTVRDALVEPETGRIRYFLVDVGGWFSSKEVLVPVGYGRVDDSGVYFDSLTKDQVGGMSEYRADQAYSAEMMDTDERVLRGNQSEAEYHQRAYQTPDRLQLLEERLVVNKDRFKAGSVQIGKRIETRQETVSVPLQREEVVIERHAVTDGRAVEGAVLGEGHQTMSVDLEAERANISKQAYVTEEVSVGKRAVTETQQVTETVGREVLDVNQTGDVRTTEGTALTDDTTKRNI
- a CDS encoding YsnF/AvaK domain-containing protein, coding for MTGRDNDEMRVLHGNTETAETRQAETSLGALNAEGTRLGTESEVGRLQLLEERAQVQVLREGIGQVQVRKVLRERQEMVPVTLSTEVLEIVVTPVAQGAAAHAAAGSVTEGGAMGQGVSQILIDGKPLQVGQSYEIPLTEERVQVVKQVYPISEVLIRKQAQSTTHQETVMLRHEELEVLDEQGLARFVDDLPGTDDTRR
- a CDS encoding acyl-CoA carboxylase subunit beta — encoded protein: MTQPGIELQELIAAMEQRRARVEAGGGAERQQKQREGGKLTARERIERLLDPGSFLESSTFVEHGRNRLMDGIEAPGEGVVTGSGTIGGRQVFVFSQDFTVLGGSLGKMNASKVTKIMDLAAKTGCPVIGLNDSAGARIQEGVDSLSGYGEIFYRNAIYSGSVPQISAILGPCAGGAVYSPALTDFILMSRGSSYMFITGPEVIKSVTREEVTFDTLGGADVHTRKSGVAHLAYEGDEAVIDGIKDLLGYLPQNAREKAPVKPTNDPVSRRNEKLLDIVTPDQRRPYAMQDVVRELVDDGTFLEIQPDWAKNIIVGFACLNGQSVGIVANNPKALSGSLNIDASDKAARFIRTCDCYNVPILTLVDVSGFLPGVQQEYGGIIRHGAKMLYAYAEATVPKVTLITRKSYGGAYLAMNSRDMGADVVYAWPTATVAVMGAEGAANIVYRKDIKDSENPAATRAEKIAEYKEAFDNPYVAAAKGYIDDVIPMEETRERLIKTFEMLRDKEETRPFKKHGNIPL
- a CDS encoding acyl-CoA dehydrogenase family protein, whose translation is MDFTLTDEQRQLQQLARDFTRKEIIPIAAEYDQKEELPWQVVEKAFEVGLLNASIPEHAGGLGLGMLDETLIAEEIGYGCMGVYTILMASELGITPILVGGTEEQQKRFLGPLTEKAGLAAFALSEPNNGSDAAGMHTTAYLDGDEWVINGTKMWISNGGVAEITVVFATTDKQGGHRATVALVVPKDAPGFTWNKIKHKMGQRASLTSELVFENVRVPKENQLGGLGDGFKIAMKTLDKTRIPVASGSVGLARRAMEESIKYAKEREAFGTPIAQFQAIQFKLAEMAMGIETGRLMAQKAAWLVDQGLPHGFESAIAKAYCSEMAFNAANEAIQVHGGYGYVGEYPVEKLLRDVKLNMIYEGTNEIQRVVISRNLLK
- a CDS encoding transposase, with the protein product MGLMAILQHVLSAVPLRKTQRKFLTVLLSVFLAVPGRLNALNLSRYAACSESRIRRWLHRSDAGAIPWGPLHRATVSTAIESGLISPLCVLAIDASFHRKTGQQTAHLGSFWNGCAARTERGIEQSCCALIDVQHRQAFTVDVRQTRTGSDAPSRLAQAADQLDDVLLDLRTIQQLELAAVVADGNYAKELIVETVTEHGLPFISRFPHNANLKYLYTGEHSRRRGRKKKFDGKVDFSGLRHFNLVSETSNERVWTQVVWSVQWAREVRAVVIQQIGKKGQAIGYAVLFSTAVTMPAHEVIALYRSRFEIELIFRDAKQFLGSQDVQLRSQPGIEAHWNVVLLTLNLCRLEALRAAEGGQNLVFSLEDMKRRAYNALLAQVILSKLDLSARFEELEHLPSSPLNFGLKAA